The Pelmatolapia mariae isolate MD_Pm_ZW linkage group LG10_11, Pm_UMD_F_2, whole genome shotgun sequence genome includes a region encoding these proteins:
- the LOC134636348 gene encoding transmembrane protein 158 — MLNNSPTLLLALTAVAALLPRCQGWSDEDLLLPPINSSNRFLANLEVDVRFSKRSVEESDASPDASSMQSLSQCNVSVQRLLPTSLVARWDSSFGFQCDVIIYTTNNHGRAFFAASFNRVISPVVIEHLGVTGGQQELRLCVGCGMSRYRRFGQGRSRGQQTGDQVTFCCVDFSLDELKGDKSWRLNRKPIESTLVACFMTLVIIVWSVAALIWPVPIIAGFLPNGMEQRRPR, encoded by the coding sequence ATGCTGAACAACTCTCCGACTCTCCTGCTGGCTCTGACCGCGGTGGCCGCACTTCTCCCGCGATGTCAAGGCTGGAGCGACGAGGACCTCCTCCTGCCGCCCATCAACTCCTCCAACAGGTTCCTGGCGAACCTGGAGGTGGACGTGCGCTTCTCCAAAAGGTCTGTGGAGGAGAGCGACGCCTCGCCCGACGCCTCCTCCATGCAGAGTCTGTCCCAGTGCAACGTGAGCGTCCAGAGACTCCTGCCCACGTCGCTGGTGGCCCGCTGGGACAGCAGCTTCGGCTTCCAGTGTGATGTTATCATCTACACCACCAACAACCACGGCAGGGCTTTTTTCGCCGCGTCTTTCAACAGGGTGATCTCGCCCGTTGTCATCGAGCACCTCGGGGTCACCGGGGGTCAGCAGGAGTTGCGCTTGTGCGTGGGCTGCGGGATGTCCCGGTACCGGAGGTTCGGTCAGGGTAGGTCGAGGGGCCAGCAGACCGGGGATCAAGTCACTTTCTGCTGCGTGGATTTCAGCCTCGACGAGCTGAAGGGGGACAAAAGTTGGAGGCTGAACAGAAAACCCATCGAGTCGACACTTGTGGCTTGTTTTATGACTCTGGTTATCATTGTGTGGAGTGTTGCTGCTCTCATATGGCCAGTGCCGATCATTGCAGGATTTCTGCCTAATGGGATGGAGCAGAGGAGACCGAGATAA